ttttaaagagagaaaatgaTGTGAAACAGAATAAAGTATAAAGCATGCCACTGGTTCATGAACTTCATTATaccaggggaaagggggggggaatcacagcaACAGACAGTTGCCATAGAAATGTTCAAGCCGCTAAATGCTTGTTTACAAGAGACATCTCTctattgtttcttcttcttcttcttcttcttcaatcctTCCTAACTATGGCAAATCAAAAAGCAATTGAGCAAAAACGAAGAACAGATGCATTTGAATAGGAAATCTAACACAGTATTTCAAAGGATACAGGTTTCTAATAATATTTGATCCaccctgttattattattttatttcctgtttAGGTTACATCCCTGCtgtagctgttttgttttttgtttgtttgtttgtttttttaaaaaaacaacaacttaatttTCGCCCTGGAAAAATTAAGATTAAAAATTAAGGCACCAAAGAAATTCTGCCCCTTATAGCAACAAACCAGCATAAGGCTCACTCATTCTTGCAGCTTAGCTGAAAACTGTGCATGTGCTGGAACTGTTTGCTTCTCATAAAGATTCCATAAAGAGGTCTTATTGCAACCAGTTGGGTCAGTTGAACCAGACACATAAATACATCCAAATGGTATCAATACTAGATAACGAATTGGGTGTTTTCCTCTTCAACTCTCCCTAGTCTTTCTCACGGCCATTATTCTTGGGCAAGAAGTAGACCTCCCCCTTTGCTGGTAATAATTTGTTTATCAGATATATAATTAATTGATACGCACAAAGGAGATTCCTCTTAATACATGTCAGACTCCCCAGGGGGCTAGGTGAAAAGGGTTGTGTGTTTTCTCCGTCTggtttattagttttccacagcGGCAAAAGCTAAAATACACATTGCAATTCAACGGAGCTCTTTATGAAGATTCTATATATATGTATCAATAGCTCTGCGATGCAGACCATACATACATACGCTCCAACGCACTCCGCTGCCAAGTCCCTTAAACTATCCATGAAGCTTGTGTTATGATTGTATTGGCTGTATAAAACTATCAGAAAAATTCATCCGGAATGAAATATTGTTCGATAAATTCAACATGCTTGtgcgtgctttagaactgcagTTATTTTGGAAGGTGGTTCATATTTTACTTCCTTTACTGCAACATATTTTGCCACCTGGTAAGCATTCCCTTTTTCGTAAGGATTTCTTCCAAGATTCGTTCATGTTGCTCTTGTCAGCACGCCCTGTCTCAAAATAATCATAACATTTGCTTTTACATGCAATGCCATGGTCGCTTTTCATAGGCTCCCAATCCGAGGCACGGTCTCTTTCTATATCGTGGCTTCCTTTCTCATTGGTTAATACGGTCTTGTCCTGGTTCCCATGCAGCCCAGCATTAGTAATGAAAATTTCATTGATGTGTATCTGATCATCGCTCCGGTAAACTGGGGTGCTGCCAACACCATATTCCACCTGTTGGGAACAACTTGGCAAAGATatcgaagaggaggaggaggaggaagaagaggaggaggaagaagaggaggaggaggaggcggaggaggaggaatttcccATTGCAGAATTTGCAGACAATGGCAAACTTAAATAGTGGCTGCTGCATTCTTGGTAAAAACAGCAGGTGTGGATCTTTTCGCAGTCCTCCCTTGCCATCCGAAGGCGTTTTCTATAAGGACAGTCATGAGAAACGAACCACTCCTGGGCAGAGGCCCCCCCAAAGGAGCAAGCAGGGAAACACCAGTTGTTTTGCATGATAATTTCCCCATGAATTCTCTTCATTAAATTGTTTATGAGGACGGATCTCCTTAAGTAGACTTCGGGGTCGTCAATGTACTTCAGTTTTTCCAAAGACATATAAAGGATATGCGCCCGCTCCTCAAAGACAGATATCGTCTACGGATGAAAAAGAGAggagataacaacaacaaattattaatattctgttgggagctgcccagagtggctggggaaatccagccagatgggcggggtttgtttgtttgtttgtttttggcttaATGCAGGTCAGCTGAAACATGCTGTTGAGATTCTACCTGTCATCATTTAACATGTAGGGCagtcatatttattttaaaacaggggtgcctaaacttttttcaaagagggccagatttgatgaagtgaacatgcgtgagccGTGAGACCAGAGTttctgacctttttttaggattggagttgttgagctttttttcggttttaccccaaagttgtcaagcttttttgcaattttacaccaaagttgttgagcttctttgaggattgaagttgttgagctttttgggaaataaactgccacagggcccAGATTAAATTGAACGATGGGCTGGATTAGCCCCCCAAAATGGCCTTTAAACATGCCTGTTTTAAGACCTCTCTACCCCACCCTCCAGCACATTCAGCTCCCCCAAACCAGTAGCTTGTCATTACCAAAGTGCGACCCAGGAAAGCTAGTTAGTAAATAGCCAAGTTCTGAAGGAATTGAGACCATATGGTCCCAGAAGAAGGGCTGTAGCCTAGTcatagagcatctgttttgcatgcagaaggtcccaggttcaatccctggcatcaccaggaaggactgggaaaagacttctgtctgaaaccctggagagctgctgccaggcagtgtactgagctagatgaaccaatggtctgaattataataaggcagcttcctgtgttccagtgCTGGGATATTGACATTTTTCAATGTTAGTTCAGCTATGAGGAATCTTCTTGAGTCAAACTGTGTCATTGTGGAGAATAGTATATATGCATAAAGGGGAAAAACTGAATCAAACCAAAAAATTATCTGTACTTTGAGCAGTACCATACTTCCCCCAACAATAGTTAGCTTCcatggcaggaaaaaaaatatttctaatgaATAAATGACTCAAATGAGATTTGCAAGAATGTGAATTAACCAGAGGGTTAATTTAACCAGAGATGTTTTTATCTGGAAAAAAGCTTCTTTCCTTAATACACAGGCTAATTTCATATCCGTAACAGACTCTCAagagactctctttccttggaggtttttaagcagaggttaaagAGAGGCTGTCTGTTGTGTATGGtctagttcagattcctgcattgcagagagttgaactagctggtccttggggtcccatccagcACTACAATTCTGATACTATGAACTCAGCAAACCTTAGGTATCTATATGTTCCTATCATAAGGCATAGAGCTGTCCTGTTTGCCAAAGGGACTGCAATCCTGCAGGAATTCATGCTGGGAAAGCAGGAAGATTATTTTCACCATGTTCCCCTTTTCGCTGCAGTCCCTCCCCCCAATGGTTTTCTAGATGGATCCAAGAAGCATACCAGGGAAAGGGACGTGATGGGCATGCCTGGAACCTCCATTGGTGCTTCACTGAGCAGCATACCCAACCTCCtcaacccacaaaaaaacaaattgtatttaaaaaaaagaaagaaaaagtaatgTGGCAACTGGTGTCAGCTATAACAGGTGCTGACACAGTGCCTGTTTCCTGCTGCAACCTTCTGCCCCATCATCTGCTGCTGTTGTCTCTGGTGGTCATTAGGCCCCGTCCCACCCCAGTCTGTGGGTTCCTCGATTTACACCACAAAGTCTGGTCCTAATGGCGCCGCTGTTTTCTTCCTGCCACCTGAAGGTACACTGTCACTTCCTGTTTTGTGAAGCAGCTTCTTGCCTTAACTATGCTGTTTGCATATGAGCAGAAGCAGATACAGAAAACAGGAAGTGATGTCAGTCATATATTTCTTTATGCAGCAGGCTAGAGTAGGCAAAGCTCCAGAGAATTTCTTCAAGTTCAGAAGCCTTGGTGAAGGAAGTGCGGGCTACCAGCCCATAGATTTGCTCTTGGCACAATTgcctcctttcttcctctcttgatAGATTAAGATAAGccaaaacatatgcaaatatTGTATGAGAAGAAAAGATATTCCTCTCTGTGTCTTGTTTTTCTTGTTCTGATTTTCCCTTGTGGCCAAAGAATTTTGGCagggaggaaaaatctttcctaTGGAGATAATAAGGATATTTTCCAACAGTCCATTTTTCTCATAGCCTCTCTCCAAACAATGCAGCATCCCTTTCCCTTTGAGCAAAACCTTCTGCACATCTTGACAGCACTTCTTGTGCTTTAGAAACTAGTTCCAGGCTTTGCACTACCCTACTTTGAAAAAGAATTCATTATTAATTTCTAACAAACAGCTAGGGGAAATATGCAATGCAAAAAAGCATGCTATAAGTGAAAAAGGATGAAGTAATTAGTTACCCTGCTTCTGAAATAttgtttctgaaataaaataaaaaataaaaaattccttccagtagcaccttagagaacaactaagtttgttcttggtatgagcttttgtgtgcatgcacacttcttcggatactacactgaaacagaagtcaccagacccttatatttatatctttagccatctcaccccttcccttttcctgtaagaccaaatgcagtcgttaacagtcaacaggttttccacacctatcagccaatcacccattcccaccacccttctgagtaatacccctccccaccctctcactatatataagggtctggtgacttctgtttcagtgtagtatctgaagaagcgtgcatgcacacgaaagctcataccaagaacaaacttagttggtctctaaggtgctactggaaggatttttttaatttttaattttgttttgactgtggcagaccaacacagctacctacctgtaactgtttctgAAATAAACACAGTTTTATACAAGAAGTTCATTGTATGCACtcagtggttttttattttatatatatatattttaaaagagatctcatggtccctggttcaattgCAGTCACTATTGCCATGACTAGAAACCAACAAATATCTGGCAGGCTGCAAAGCTTTCTGTGAAACTATCTACTGGTCTCTGTCCAGTTCCCAGTGGAAAACTATCTGCTTTACAAAAATCACCATCACATTTGGCAACCTTACTTAGCAAAAAGGTCATGGTGCACATGAAGCATAGAATCCAACATTCCCCTGGGCTTAAAGCTTAATTTTCCAGATGTCTGGGCAATATGGCAAGCTTGCAATGCTCTTACACATTAATTTGCTCTCCGTAGTATATTTTCAATAGgctgaaaagaaaaatctaagttgCAAGGTCTACAGAATTGCTACCTGATCTCATGAGGGGTGGGAGTGAACGATGAATTAGGTAAGAACTGTTTATCTAAACGGTGGGTGTTCTGTAAAACACTGCTTCCCTAATACTGACACCTACTATGATTCAGAAACTAGAAAGATTGATATCCGCTGGGAGTGACCTTCAGGTCTATTCCTTTACAGTGGCACTTTTAGCTATACAGTATTCCATTTCTTTTCATTCACTATGATGAGCTAGTCTGTAAATCTGCTTTGGGGGAACAAAGTCacatatttttgtttctgtttcttagCCCATTGTCTCTCAAACGTTACATATTTCAGCTAATGCCACCAGGAACAGCAAAGAGGTCAAtgtggtggtggtttgttttatttcttgctgctcTGGAGCATTTTTTTTATGGGTATGCTGAAGCAAAGCTACATATtacattaaaacttccctttGCAAATGTTTCACCTCTGTTTGGAATTTGTGGGATATAGGAACAAGGAGCGCAACAACAGTAGGCTTTTGCTACGCCTCCCAATGGAAACTAGTATATGAATGGAAAACAAAGTTGCTTTTTAATGTTATTGTGGCTTTCTGAACTGCTGAGCCTTCAGCAGAGTGAAATGTAAAGCAATTGCCTGTCACAATAAATAAACACCTAACACTCGAACAATAACAGAAGGGGCACAACTGTGGAATGAGAATTATTGTTATTACCATTATCAAtatcaattaaatttgtataccaccctttgtccatagatctcagggcagttcgcagcataaaaaagacaaaatatataCTAAAAGTCATAGAAGTTGGCTCTGCTCTGATCAGTTGTGAGTGAATTCTGTTCCCTCCTCAGCAAAGGTCCACACACCCTATTCCTACTTTTCAAGAGGATTCACTGAACCTCGAGAAAAGCTTTCAATGGGTTCAGAGCAGGACACTGGGGAGAAAGTGGTAGAAAAATCCCCTTTTGTAAACTTCCTTCCATCTGTGGTTCTAAAAATCCAAGTCACAGTATACTGTGATTTCCTCAGGGGTCCAAAGAGATTTGTATACATTACAGGGACAGAATATAAATTCCACTTCAATATGCAGGGTGATGAAAAGCCATCACGTGTAGGTGACAAtaccaaaaacaaagcaaaaaatcaCGCCTacaggatgtcatatagaggagggagaaaggttgttttctgctcctccagagaagcggacacggggcaatggattcaaactacaagaaagaagattccacctaaacattaggaagaacttcctgacagtaagagctgttcgacagtggaatttgctgtcaaggagtgtggtggaatctccttctttggaggtctttaagcggaggcttgacagccatctgtcaggaatgctttgatggtgtttcctgcttggcagggggttggactggatggcccttggggtctcttccaactctaggattctatgattctatgactaattAATGGCTCAAAGTGGCTAACCAAAtcgaaaaccaaaacacagcctgcAACAATAAaatgaacactttttaaaaaaataataattatgggggggggttTCCCGAAACCCCACattaacaacacaatcctatacgTGTTTGTGCAAAAGCAAGCCTTGGTATCTCAACGAGGCATATTCCCTAGTcaatgtgtttaggactgcaaccCAAAATGGCACAATAGGCTTTAACAGGACACTTTCGAAGACTGATCTAAGCCAGTTCTGCAGAGGGACATGAGAAGGAGCAACTCTGCACCACAATTAGAAGAGGGTAGGTAGCCTTCGAGCAACTGCCCAAAACATATCTGCTTGCTGCAGGGCTTATGCCAGGGAAAGTGTTCTCAGGGGCATGTGAGCCTCAGGCAATGAAGGCAAATGGCAGCACTTTTAATTCAGTCCAGCAGCAAACTGGCAATCGGTGTGAAAAGGCTCCTTGTACATGTATCATACTGTTGTTGTGTGGACCATGGAACAAGCACCGGCATTGTATCAATGCATATGGGAAAGAGTACTTAAATGCAATTCCTTCCTGTCCACCAATGCACAGCCATTCTAAGATGTAAACTGGCCCTCATGATTCTTACAACAACCCCTTAAGGTGGGCTCTAGTTAGGTGCAAGGAGCTGCAGCTGAAGGTTAAGGCTGTCCAATGTGTTTTTGGCTGAGTTGAGATTTAGCTTGGACATCTGGCTCATGATTCAGGATCTTCCCATGCTTCCATCCCATTCCTTCCCTCACCATCAGCAAAATCTGAACCAGGCATTTCCCAGATTTATCTAAATGGGATCAGTCAGTCCTTACCCAGGATATTTTGCCCAAGTTTCATCCTACAATTTAGGCCAGGTGAAGCAGCCATTAAATAACAGCAAATTCTCAATTGTTTTGTAGGCGTGTGTGTATCATGCCATTGGACAAAGTGCCATTTGTATGCTTTGCCTCAGCCTCCAAAATGTCTTTGGCTACCACCAGCTTTATCTGCTAGGTAATGGGGATTCaatattgtgggggaggaagatcaTGCAATGTAGCAGAATTGGGAGCGgtagcagtggtggcagcaacagGACGAATGCAAAGGGAGAAGGAGCAGATTGCAAAGATGAAAGCTCTGCTTTACTCCTGGTGTTTCCCTTGGACACCATGGGCATTTGCCATCCAGCAGatcaggagcagcaggaagaatgcCAGGAGTGTCCCAGTGAGGGCCAACCCAGGTTTCATCTGCCTCATCCAGCATGAACCTGAGAGCATAGAAGTTTAGAGCACATAGCTGGAAGACTATTCTGATGCATTGCTCAGAGACATGGGATCATCCCACAGAGAAGTAGCTCCCGTCTGCGTTCATACAAAGCTAAGTATGGAGACACTGAATGGTGACATCAAGGAGGAACcttattattgaatttattctTATGGATTTAATAGGTTTGCTGTACTATTGTTTAGAGATGTATGTGACTTTAATTTGTGTTATATTTTTACATGTgctatgttttaatatatttattattctgATATGTTGTCTTAACAGAAGTGCTTGCTATGGACCACTTTGGGTTCTTcccaggaagggggaaatgaaatataggcaataaatgaaatgaaatgcattaCAACAACCAGTTTGGGTACTCACTGAGGAGCAAAAAGGAAATGTGCTCCAAGACTCATtgggtatacagtcataccttggaagtcgaacagaatccattccagaagtccgttcgacttccaaaacattcggaaaccaaggtgtggcttccaattgtcagcaggaagctcctgcagccaatcagaagctgtgtcagatgttcgggttccaaagaacgttcacaaactggaacacacacttctgggatagcggcgtttgggagccaaaacgttcgactctcAAGACATTCAtcatccaagatacgactgtataagCATTCAGGGTGCCTATATCTGATTGTCATAAGAAAGCAAAAGTGACAGCTATTCCATTCACCATACTAAGATGAGTGCAAGTGGAGAAAAAGCAAATACagatattttttaataaacaaaacaggaACTGAAATATGGACGTAACCTGGGTGGAGTATTTTCAGATACAAGCAGTGGAACACAGTAGGGTTGATTGCTAGCTAGGATCTACATGTATGCTGCGTTAGGCTTCAAGGCAGATGGCGTCCTAAAGATTCCTCTCTGAAACTTACTTTAGGTGTACAGCTGCTGAGTGGGGGGTGGATGTCCtcttcttccacatatttcctttTAAAGTACGTGATCTTGGATGTTGTTACAGGATTTGAAATTCCTCTGTGGTGAGATCCTGTGAGAAAATAAATAGCATGTAGCAATCTGTCTGAGGtccccccactccaaaaaaagTAGAAGAAAAACCTTATCCGTTTCTTCCCCAGTGCATCAGAACTCTACTACATATTTCTTTATATGCTTATATAGCATTAACAAAACAGAAATTTAGTTTAATAATAGTTTTTGTGAGAAAATGCTGTAGGCAATGAAGGGTTGTGCTGCTGCAAGACCGTTTAGGAAACAAGTCTGTTTATTTAAGCACAGTTGTCACATGAGCTTAAGCACCCTCTGCATATTTGACTTCAAGGAAACATTCATTCTGGCTGTTCAAGCCATTTGAAAAACTGCAACGTTCACGGCTACACTCTGTAGTAGTTTGAGGAATTAGACAGGGCTGATTAAGTTTAATGCATTGTTGGTAGTAAGTATTAGTTGCTGAAGATTTATAAGTTTGGCTTAACTTTCTTGGAAAAGGCTAAGACAACTCTCCAAATTATTGGGAAGGGGGATTATTAATTGATGTAGTTAAGTGGGCTGCTACCTGTGAAAATTAATGCCACGTTAATCATGAATTTGATTTTAATAGCTAAAGTGCCAGAGCTTTTTTAgtgtccccccacacacacaaaatcagttcTTAACAACAGTATACTTGCATCACCCTCCtctggcaagaaaaaaaaatgctggccTCATGGGAAGACAAATccaatttgtaatttatttatcaaATAAGCATAATTTGCTGTAATAACCAACTTGGGATGATGCCCTTTAAGCCCAATAGAAAGGAAGTTATTTGGAACAGGTAGCCAAAAATGTAATTACTTTGAGCTCTTTTGAGACCAATGGATACTGTAATCTAGCCTGGGTCACAATACTCCAATCAAACCATATGCTACCATTGAGAGTGAAATTTTAATTACTGCCTAGCACTTAATATGGCCACCTGTTTGGGGTTTATTGCATTTTCCTCCTAGTGTTAATTTCAACCTCCAATAATTGATGCACAAGACAAACCGGGTGGCATCTAGTTTCCTTTGCAGCAGAGCACACCCAAGTCTACATGTGGCATGCTACcggtagttagttagttagttagttaaaaaATACTGTACTGACAGTTAGCCAACAAGCTCATGCAATGGCTGCaggcaaaacataaaaacatttaacCAACCACCAGTATTGAAAACTAGCTAGTCTACAGTTACTGTTATCAATTTAGAATTTTAATCttaacctcccccccaaaaaagggggcttttcctcaAATATATTTAGAATCAGGCCTTTTCAGATAGCCAAAGAATGACATTTCAAAGCAAAGCAGACTAAGGCTGGATACACACCATATATTAAAAGTGCACACACActaagaatcctggaaactatagtatgttaagggtgctgggaattgcagctctgtgaggggtaaattacagttctCGGGATCCTTTCAAgggggggtgtgtgctttaactgtatggtgccTATGCAGGCTCAATGTCTCTAAACACACTGAAGAAAACACAATTTGCCCTTCCACATCTATAGGTACTTGTAAGTAAGGCCTAGCagagtgtttctcaaacttgagtctccagctgttgttggactacagctcccatcacccctaacctgctagctagggatgatgggagttgtagtccaacaatagttGGAGACTCAAGTCTGAGAAACACTAGCCTAGCATATCCAAGTTTAGATGATCCGGTTTAGATGATCATTCTAAACCATGGCTAAGTGATCAGGAATGGTCACTTTGGGTAACTTTGGGCTCATGCACTCCCCTCTCCTTTCAACCTTCTTTGTACAGTATTCAAGAGGTGGTGCCTTAAAAGCTTCCACTTGTATTTCATAACTATCCACAGCTCCATGTTACGTCAGCATCTGGGGAGTTTTAAGTTTAAGCAGAATTATTCAACAAAACTGGATCTGTCCGATCCTGATTTGTTTTAAGTAACTTTGGCTAGAATAAACCACAATTCCACGAGCAGTTCCATACTTCTCTTGTTGTGTGcataagaagagaaagagaggggagggtgCTTATCTAGACCAACTTCTGACaactgggtggggctgatgagggttgtagtccaaaacctctggagggcaccacgttagCAAAGGCTGGTCCTGACCATGGGACCATGATTTATTCAAATCTTCCTATAAATCATAGCATTGTCCCTGAAATCCACAAAGTTTTGCCCTGAACTCAGATTGCAGATAGGACATGTTGTGGAAACCTAGGGCCTACATGTTATATTAATTGTGCGGCTTGCAGGAGTATGGGGGGTGGCAATTTAATCCTAGGTATGTAGGAGCAGGGAGTGGATTTTCATGTGCATCAATGGGCACTTTTTTCTATGTCTATTTGTAGTgaaggggattccccccccccagtattgcACTTGGGGAGAAAAAGGTTAGACCTCCCCTGCCCTGTGCACTGTGGCCCCAGTGGAAATCACCCGCAAGCCATGCCTAGGgtctacattttttaaatatatacaggtatattgaCAGCCACCCAATTGACATAATGTGTAAGGCCTTCAGCTATGTGGGAAGGATACTCTGTGTGCACTAAGAGACTGCAAATACAGAAGACTGGTTCTTAGATGCATGATGAGGTAGTAAAATCATCTCTAGACCGtatcatttcagactgcaggtaggAGCTCTTGTGATTAAGTTCTTGTCCATTCGCCACTCCCAGGG
Above is a window of Lacerta agilis isolate rLacAgi1 chromosome 3, rLacAgi1.pri, whole genome shotgun sequence DNA encoding:
- the SERTAD4 gene encoding SERTA domain-containing protein 4, with product MTLVLPLSSFCEPIVSSEGAAEFQPLWESRCCSKSSPASDAATAATASSSSSSSSNPGQAQPLPPPSNDSRAAAGQPPAPGSHHRGISNPVTTSKITYFKRKYVEEEDIHPPLSSCTPKTISVFEERAHILYMSLEKLKYIDDPEVYLRRSVLINNLMKRIHGEIIMQNNWCFPACSFGGASAQEWFVSHDCPYRKRLRMAREDCEKIHTCCFYQECSSHYLSLPLSANSAMGNSSSSASSSSSSSSSSSSSSSSSSISLPSCSQQVEYGVGSTPVYRSDDQIHINEIFITNAGLHGNQDKTVLTNEKGSHDIERDRASDWEPMKSDHGIACKSKCYDYFETGRADKSNMNESWKKSLRKRECLPGGKICCSKGSKI